One stretch of Mangifera indica cultivar Alphonso chromosome 9, CATAS_Mindica_2.1, whole genome shotgun sequence DNA includes these proteins:
- the LOC123224948 gene encoding protein cornichon homolog 1-like isoform X2 yields MAVAWSLLFWLLMFVMNLAFIVSSFYQLLCLVDLEGDQMNPFEASASINFWVVKEFLLYMKRQHLIDVTEVFRNLKVEKNLRLFKLGFYVVFFVIVVFNLAIATFEAVSGMDDDLHTF; encoded by the exons ATGGCCGTAGCATGGAGTCTTCTATTTTGGCTTCTCATGTTTGTGATGAACTTGGCCTTCATCGTTTCAAGTTTCTATCag CTTTTGTGCCTAGTGGACTTGGAGGGTGACCAAATGAATCCTTTTGAAGCATCAGCTAGCATCAATTTCTGGGTTGTAAAAGAGTTTCTTCT GTATATGAAGCGTCAGCATCTTATTGATGTCACCGAAGTTTTCAGAAATCTTAAGGTCGAGAAGAATCTTCGACTATTCAAGCTTGGTTTCTACGTGGTTTTCTTTGTCATAGTGGTGTTCAA CCTTGCGATAGCAACTTTTGAAGCTGTGTCTGGCATGGATGATGACCTACATACATTTTAA
- the LOC123224948 gene encoding protein cornichon homolog 1-like isoform X1 encodes MAVAWSLLFWLLMFVMNLAFIVSSFYQLLCLVDLEGDQMNPFEASASINFWVVKEFLLYGVFSVLLLVTGHWLIFLITLPLAGYHALLYMKRQHLIDVTEVFRNLKVEKNLRLFKLGFYVVFFVIVVFNLAIATFEAVSGMDDDLHTF; translated from the exons ATGGCCGTAGCATGGAGTCTTCTATTTTGGCTTCTCATGTTTGTGATGAACTTGGCCTTCATCGTTTCAAGTTTCTATCag CTTTTGTGCCTAGTGGACTTGGAGGGTGACCAAATGAATCCTTTTGAAGCATCAGCTAGCATCAATTTCTGGGTTGTAAAAGAGTTTCTTCTGTACGGAGTATTCTCTGTTCTTCTTCTTGTGACAGGGCATTGGCTAATATTTCTCATTACACTTCCCCTTGCTGGCTATCATGCGCTTCT GTATATGAAGCGTCAGCATCTTATTGATGTCACCGAAGTTTTCAGAAATCTTAAGGTCGAGAAGAATCTTCGACTATTCAAGCTTGGTTTCTACGTGGTTTTCTTTGTCATAGTGGTGTTCAA CCTTGCGATAGCAACTTTTGAAGCTGTGTCTGGCATGGATGATGACCTACATACATTTTAA